One Streptomyces fagopyri DNA window includes the following coding sequences:
- a CDS encoding 3-hydroxyacyl-CoA dehydrogenase NAD-binding domain-containing protein, translating to MSTEPTTIRWEQDETGVVTLVLDDPNQSANTMNEAFRASLAAVTDRLEAEKDSIRGVILTSAKKTFFAGGDLRDLIRVTPETAQDLFDGGLAIKRNLRRIETLGKPVVAAINGAALGGGFELALACHHRVALDTSGTKIGCPEVTLGLLPGGGGVVRTVRLLGIADALLKVLLQGTQYNATRARDNGLVHEVAATPEELLAKARAFIDANPESRQPWDKPGYRIPGGTPSNPKFAANLPAFPANLRKQTNGAPYPAPRNIMAAAVEGSQVDFETAQAIEARYFVELAAGQTSKNMIQAFFFDLQAVNSGANRPQGIEPRPVRKVAVLGAGMMGAGIAYSCARAGIDVVLKDVSADAAAKGRAYSEKLCAKAVSRGRTTQEQADALLARITPTADPNDLAGCDAVIEAVFEDTSLKHKVFQEIQNIVEPDALLCSNTSTLPITVLAEGVERQDDFIGLHFFSPVDKMPLVEIIKGERTGDETLARAFDLVRQIKKTPIVVNDSRGFFTSRVIGHFINEGVAMVGEGIEPASVEQAAAQAGYPAKVLSLMDELTLTLPRKIRKESKQAVEEAGGTWQTHPAEAVIDRMVDEFGRPGRSGGGGFYEYGEDGKRGRLWPGLREHYTKPGYEIPFRDMQERMLFSEALDTVRLVEEGVLTSVADANIGSVLGIGFPGWTGGVLQYINGYEGGLPGFVARARELAERYGERFTPPALLVDKAAKGERFSDRKGAASSAGR from the coding sequence ATGAGCACTGAGCCCACCACCATCCGCTGGGAACAGGACGAGACCGGTGTCGTCACCCTCGTCCTCGACGACCCCAACCAGTCCGCCAACACGATGAACGAGGCGTTCCGCGCCTCCCTCGCCGCGGTCACCGACCGGCTCGAAGCCGAGAAGGACTCGATCCGGGGCGTCATCCTCACCTCCGCCAAGAAGACCTTCTTCGCGGGCGGCGACCTGCGCGACCTGATCCGGGTCACGCCCGAGACGGCCCAGGACCTCTTCGACGGCGGCCTCGCCATCAAGCGCAACCTGCGCCGCATCGAGACCCTCGGCAAGCCGGTCGTCGCCGCGATCAACGGCGCGGCCCTCGGCGGCGGGTTCGAGCTCGCCCTCGCCTGCCACCACCGGGTCGCCCTCGACACCTCCGGCACCAAGATCGGCTGCCCCGAGGTCACGCTCGGCCTGCTCCCCGGAGGCGGCGGAGTCGTCCGCACCGTACGCCTGCTGGGCATCGCCGACGCCCTGCTGAAGGTCCTCCTCCAGGGCACGCAGTACAACGCGACGCGCGCCCGGGACAACGGCCTCGTCCACGAGGTGGCCGCCACCCCGGAGGAACTGCTGGCCAAGGCCCGCGCGTTCATCGACGCCAACCCCGAGTCGCGGCAGCCCTGGGACAAGCCCGGCTACCGCATCCCCGGCGGCACCCCGTCGAACCCGAAGTTCGCGGCCAACCTGCCCGCCTTCCCGGCCAACCTGCGCAAGCAGACCAACGGCGCGCCCTACCCGGCCCCGCGCAACATCATGGCGGCGGCCGTCGAGGGCTCCCAGGTGGACTTCGAGACGGCCCAGGCCATCGAGGCCCGCTACTTCGTCGAGCTGGCCGCGGGCCAGACCTCGAAGAACATGATCCAGGCGTTCTTCTTCGACCTCCAGGCCGTCAACTCCGGCGCCAACCGACCGCAGGGCATCGAGCCGCGTCCGGTCCGCAAGGTCGCCGTCCTGGGCGCCGGGATGATGGGCGCGGGCATCGCCTACTCGTGTGCGCGGGCGGGCATCGACGTCGTCCTCAAGGACGTGTCCGCGGACGCGGCGGCCAAGGGCCGGGCCTACTCCGAGAAGCTCTGCGCCAAGGCCGTGTCCCGGGGCCGCACCACCCAGGAGCAGGCCGACGCGCTCCTCGCCCGGATCACCCCCACCGCCGACCCGAACGACCTGGCCGGCTGCGACGCCGTGATCGAGGCCGTCTTCGAGGACACCTCGCTCAAGCACAAGGTGTTCCAGGAGATCCAGAACATCGTCGAGCCCGACGCGCTGCTCTGCTCCAACACCTCGACCCTGCCGATCACCGTGCTCGCCGAGGGCGTGGAGCGGCAGGACGACTTCATCGGACTGCACTTCTTCTCGCCCGTCGACAAGATGCCGCTCGTCGAGATCATCAAGGGCGAGCGGACCGGCGACGAGACACTGGCGCGCGCCTTCGACCTCGTCCGCCAGATCAAGAAGACCCCGATCGTCGTCAACGACTCGCGCGGCTTCTTCACCTCCCGTGTCATCGGCCACTTCATCAACGAGGGCGTCGCGATGGTCGGCGAGGGCATCGAGCCCGCCTCCGTCGAACAGGCCGCCGCCCAGGCGGGCTACCCCGCCAAGGTCCTGTCCTTGATGGACGAGCTGACGCTCACTCTGCCGCGCAAGATCCGCAAGGAGTCGAAGCAGGCCGTCGAGGAGGCGGGCGGCACCTGGCAGACGCACCCGGCGGAGGCGGTCATCGACCGCATGGTCGACGAGTTCGGCCGCCCCGGCCGCAGCGGCGGCGGCGGCTTCTACGAGTACGGCGAGGACGGCAAGCGCGGCAGGCTCTGGCCGGGACTGCGCGAGCACTACACCAAGCCCGGGTACGAGATCCCGTTCCGGGACATGCAGGAGCGCATGCTCTTCTCCGAGGCGCTGGACACCGTCCGCCTGGTGGAGGAGGGCGTGCTGACCTCCGTCGCGGACGCCAACATCGGGTCCGTCCTCGGCATCGGTTTCCCGGGCTGGACGGGCGGCGTCCTGCAGTACATCAACGGCTACGAGGGCGGCCTGCCCGGATTCGTGGCCCGCGCGCGGGAACTCGCCGAGCGCTACGGGGAGCGGTTCACCCCGCCCGCGCTGCTCGTCGACAAGGCGGCGAAGGGCGAGCGTTTCAGCGACAGGAAGGGCGCGGCGTCGTCCGCCGGAAGGTGA
- a CDS encoding MerR family transcriptional regulator has product MTTDTEGPALTVDELAARAGVTVRTVRFYSTRGLLPPPVIGPRRVGHYSQEHLARLALIEELQRQGMTLAAIERHLRQLPSDLSARDLALHRAVVASWAPDAAEEVTREELERRAGRPLEEEHLERLVAMNVVERAGESFRVDPGLLGLGVQLLDVPLAHGTILAAQGVLLEHSRAVAHELSTLLREAVGRHESAAAVRSLSAHMQPLVVQALLTTFQRSLKRELREWLEES; this is encoded by the coding sequence ATGACGACGGACACCGAGGGGCCGGCGCTCACGGTCGACGAGCTGGCCGCGCGCGCGGGCGTCACGGTCCGTACGGTCCGCTTCTACAGCACCAGGGGTCTGCTGCCGCCGCCCGTGATCGGCCCCCGCCGGGTGGGGCACTACAGCCAGGAACACCTGGCCCGGCTCGCGCTCATCGAGGAGTTGCAGCGCCAGGGCATGACCCTGGCCGCCATCGAACGCCATCTGCGGCAGCTGCCGTCCGACCTGAGCGCCCGCGATCTCGCCCTCCACCGTGCGGTGGTGGCCTCCTGGGCACCGGACGCGGCGGAGGAGGTGACGCGCGAGGAGCTGGAGCGGCGGGCGGGCCGGCCACTGGAGGAGGAGCATCTGGAGCGGCTCGTCGCGATGAACGTCGTCGAGCGGGCCGGGGAGTCCTTCCGGGTCGATCCCGGGCTGCTGGGGCTCGGCGTCCAGCTCCTCGACGTACCGCTGGCGCACGGGACGATCCTGGCGGCGCAGGGTGTCCTGCTGGAGCACTCGCGTGCCGTGGCGCACGAACTGTCCACGCTGCTGCGGGAGGCCGTGGGCCGGCACGAGTCCGCGGCGGCGGTCAGATCGCTGTCGGCGCACATGCAGCCGCTGGTGGTGCAGGCGCTGCTGACCACGTTCCAGCGTTCCCTCAAGCGGGAGCTGCGGGAGTGGCTGGAGGAGTCCTGA
- a CDS encoding amino acid permease: protein MSKDAVDTAKATASRTDASRRPADAGDAGYSKDLKARHVNMIAIGGAIGTGLFLGAGGRLHDAGPALAIAYLVCGTFAFFVVRALGELVLYRPSSGSFVSYAREFLGEKGAYVAGWMYFLNWSTTGIADITAIALYTHYWSFFTDIPQWVLALIALAVVLAVNLISVKIFGEMEFWFAIVKVATLVSFMLVGIFLLATQHHVDGQKPGLSVITDHGGLLPHGLMPVVLVMQGVIFAYAALELVGVAAGETAEPEKVVPRAVNSIMWRVGLFYVGSVVLLALLLPGSVYSADESPFVTVLSKIGVSGAGDVMNLVVLTAAMSSLNSGLYSTGRILRSMATAGSAPRFTARMNRSQVPYGGILLTCAVCVLGVGLNYLMPDQAFEIVLNVASLGIISTWVIIMICHLVFVRRARAGLLTRPSFRLSGSPVTETVTILFLLAVLALMWNDPEVGRKTLLLIPVIAILLTGGWFAVRRRVTRTAEEELKSLTR, encoded by the coding sequence GTGAGCAAGGACGCCGTAGACACGGCCAAGGCCACCGCATCCCGCACCGACGCGTCCCGCCGGCCCGCGGACGCGGGCGACGCCGGATACAGCAAGGACCTCAAGGCCCGCCACGTCAACATGATCGCCATCGGAGGCGCGATCGGCACCGGACTCTTCCTCGGTGCCGGCGGCCGCCTCCACGACGCGGGCCCCGCACTGGCGATCGCGTACCTCGTCTGCGGAACCTTCGCCTTCTTCGTGGTGCGCGCCCTCGGCGAGCTGGTGCTCTACCGGCCCTCCTCCGGGTCCTTCGTCTCGTACGCACGCGAGTTCCTCGGCGAGAAGGGCGCCTACGTCGCCGGGTGGATGTACTTCCTCAACTGGTCGACGACCGGCATCGCCGACATCACCGCGATCGCGCTCTACACGCACTACTGGAGCTTCTTCACCGACATCCCGCAGTGGGTGCTGGCCCTGATCGCCCTCGCGGTGGTCCTGGCCGTCAACCTGATCTCGGTGAAGATCTTCGGCGAGATGGAGTTCTGGTTCGCGATCGTCAAGGTCGCCACCCTGGTCTCCTTCATGCTGGTCGGCATCTTCCTGCTGGCCACCCAGCACCACGTGGACGGCCAGAAGCCCGGCCTGAGCGTCATCACGGACCACGGCGGCCTCCTCCCGCACGGTCTGATGCCGGTCGTCCTCGTGATGCAGGGCGTGATCTTCGCCTACGCGGCCCTGGAACTGGTGGGTGTGGCGGCGGGCGAGACCGCCGAGCCCGAGAAGGTCGTCCCGCGCGCGGTGAACTCGATCATGTGGCGCGTCGGTCTCTTCTACGTCGGCTCGGTCGTCCTGCTCGCGCTGCTGCTCCCCGGCTCGGTCTACTCGGCCGACGAGAGCCCCTTCGTCACGGTCCTGTCGAAGATCGGTGTCTCCGGAGCCGGCGACGTCATGAACCTGGTCGTGCTCACCGCGGCGATGTCCTCGCTGAACTCCGGCCTCTACTCCACCGGCCGCATCCTGCGTTCCATGGCCACGGCGGGCTCCGCACCCAGGTTCACCGCGCGGATGAACCGCAGTCAGGTGCCCTACGGCGGCATCCTGCTCACCTGCGCGGTGTGCGTGCTCGGTGTCGGCCTGAACTACCTGATGCCGGACCAGGCCTTCGAGATCGTCCTGAACGTGGCCTCCCTGGGCATCATCAGCACCTGGGTGATCATCATGATCTGCCACCTGGTCTTCGTCCGCCGTGCCAGGGCGGGCCTGCTCACCCGTCCGTCCTTCCGCCTGTCCGGCAGCCCCGTCACGGAGACCGTGACGATCCTCTTCCTGCTGGCCGTGCTCGCCCTGATGTGGAACGACCCGGAGGTCGGCCGCAAGACCCTGCTGCTCATCCCGGTGATCGCGATCCTGCTGACCGGCGGCTGGTTCGCGGTCCGTCGCCGCGTCACGAGGACCGCGGAGGAGGAGCTGAAGAGCCTGACCAGGTAG
- a CDS encoding M1 family metallopeptidase, with the protein MHRRLIAPGALAASLLLAIPASAADYTPGAPGIGDPYYPAYGNGGYDVSHYDLRLTYRPTNDQLEGTATLLATTTQDLSRFDLDFLLDVSEVRVNGAKASFTTSGQHELEITPAAPLPKGTPVTVVVRYSGVPSTKSAYGFSTWHRTPDGAVAADEPESAWWWYPSNDHPSDKATYDVSVSVPDGTQAISNGTLQSTSSQRGWTRYNWRSNKPQATYLTTLAIGRFDITTGKTSDGVPVVNAYSRDLGDNDGAARASVERTGEIVDWLTGYFGPYPFSSVGGYVPNTTTGYALETQTRVYYSPRQFANGSNTSVVVHELAHQWYGDDVSPAGWKDIWINEGFARYAQWLWSEHEGEGTTQELADYTYASHPADDAFWTVKPGDPGPDHQFDAAVYDRGALAIQALRDEIGDDAFFTVLKGWPKQHPYGNASVQDFREYAETVSGRSLAALFDTWLFQPSKPAGPAARDASLSGARTAQGIPARPRSWKKIAATDSVHSG; encoded by the coding sequence GTGCACCGCAGACTCATCGCCCCGGGCGCGCTCGCCGCCTCCCTGCTGCTGGCGATCCCGGCATCGGCGGCCGACTACACCCCCGGGGCGCCGGGCATCGGCGACCCCTACTACCCGGCCTACGGCAACGGCGGGTACGACGTCTCGCACTACGACCTCCGGCTCACCTACCGGCCGACGAACGACCAACTGGAGGGCACGGCGACCCTCCTGGCCACCACCACACAGGACCTCTCACGCTTCGACCTGGACTTCCTCCTCGATGTGAGCGAGGTACGGGTCAACGGCGCGAAGGCCTCGTTCACCACCTCGGGCCAGCACGAGCTGGAGATCACGCCGGCGGCCCCGCTGCCCAAGGGCACGCCCGTCACGGTGGTGGTCCGCTACAGCGGCGTTCCCTCCACGAAGAGCGCGTACGGCTTCTCGACCTGGCACCGTACTCCGGACGGCGCCGTCGCGGCCGACGAGCCCGAGTCGGCCTGGTGGTGGTACCCGAGCAACGACCACCCCAGCGACAAGGCGACCTACGACGTCTCGGTCTCGGTGCCGGACGGCACCCAGGCCATCTCCAACGGCACGCTCCAGTCGACGAGTTCGCAGCGCGGCTGGACCCGCTACAACTGGCGCTCGAACAAGCCGCAGGCGACCTATCTGACGACGCTCGCGATCGGCAGGTTCGACATCACCACCGGGAAGACGTCCGACGGCGTCCCGGTCGTCAACGCGTACAGCAGGGACCTCGGCGACAACGACGGGGCCGCACGGGCGAGCGTGGAGCGGACCGGGGAGATCGTCGACTGGCTGACCGGCTACTTCGGCCCGTACCCGTTCAGTTCGGTGGGGGGTTACGTCCCGAACACCACCACCGGGTACGCGCTGGAGACCCAGACACGCGTCTACTACAGCCCCCGGCAGTTCGCCAATGGCTCCAACACCTCCGTGGTCGTGCATGAGTTGGCGCACCAGTGGTACGGCGATGACGTGTCGCCGGCCGGGTGGAAGGACATCTGGATCAACGAGGGCTTCGCGCGGTACGCGCAGTGGCTCTGGTCCGAGCACGAGGGTGAGGGGACGACGCAGGAACTCGCGGACTACACGTACGCGTCGCACCCGGCGGACGACGCGTTCTGGACGGTGAAGCCCGGTGACCCCGGTCCTGACCACCAGTTCGACGCCGCCGTCTACGACCGTGGGGCGCTGGCGATCCAGGCGCTGCGCGACGAGATCGGGGACGACGCGTTCTTCACCGTGCTGAAGGGGTGGCCGAAGCAGCACCCGTACGGGAACGCCTCGGTCCAGGACTTCCGCGAGTACGCGGAGACGGTGTCCGGCCGGTCGCTCGCCGCTCTCTTCGACACCTGGCTGTTCCAGCCCTCGAAGCCGGCCGGGCCCGCGGCGCGGGACGCCTCGCTCTCGGGGGCGCGGACCGCGCAGGGCATTCCCGCGCGGCCCAGGTCGTGGAAGAAGATCGCCGCGACCGACTCCGTCCACTCCGGCTGA
- a CDS encoding F0F1 ATP synthase subunit B family protein: protein MDRVPYPIGPLDPKVRDLLLALPLFALVCLLVARVRPRVDRLLAARDDASSGTGERSEAVRARAERERALTEALLAEARHDAVRIPSRAQEPAAVVTAPAREDGQRDHDTAPVGDRARIDAERAAAEIELRISVSELASNLVSRMVGEGPGAPVEQVG from the coding sequence ATGGATCGCGTCCCGTACCCGATCGGCCCGCTCGACCCGAAGGTTCGGGATCTGCTTCTCGCGTTGCCGCTGTTCGCCCTCGTCTGTCTGCTCGTCGCCCGTGTCCGGCCCCGGGTGGACCGGCTGCTCGCGGCGCGCGACGACGCGAGCAGCGGCACCGGGGAGCGGTCCGAGGCCGTACGCGCCCGCGCCGAGCGTGAACGCGCCCTGACCGAGGCGCTGCTCGCCGAGGCCCGTCACGACGCCGTCCGGATTCCGTCGCGCGCCCAGGAGCCGGCTGCCGTCGTGACCGCCCCGGCCCGGGAGGACGGTCAGCGCGACCACGACACCGCCCCGGTCGGGGACCGCGCCCGTATCGACGCCGAGCGCGCGGCCGCCGAGATCGAACTGCGTATATCGGTCTCCGAGTTGGCCTCGAACCTGGTGAGCCGCATGGTGGGGGAGGGGCCCGGCGCCCCCGTGGAACAGGTCGGCTGA
- a CDS encoding macro domain-containing protein, whose amino-acid sequence MSEITYVRGDATVPSARGVKLIAHVCNDIGGRGKGFVQALSRRRPEPEKAYRAWHRDRAHNDFGLGAARFVQVEPYLWVANLIGQRGIRTGGKGVPVRYEAIDRALGRLADRAVELDASVHMPRIGCGLAGGTWSRVEPLVTGRLVARGIAVTVYDHDG is encoded by the coding sequence ATGTCGGAGATCACATATGTCCGGGGTGACGCCACCGTTCCGTCGGCGCGGGGTGTCAAGCTGATCGCCCATGTCTGCAACGACATCGGGGGCCGGGGAAAGGGTTTCGTGCAGGCGCTCTCCCGCCGCCGGCCGGAGCCGGAGAAGGCCTACCGCGCCTGGCACCGCGACCGCGCGCACAACGACTTCGGTCTGGGCGCGGCCCGGTTCGTCCAGGTCGAGCCATATCTGTGGGTCGCGAACCTGATAGGCCAGCGGGGCATCCGGACGGGCGGCAAGGGGGTCCCCGTCCGGTACGAGGCGATCGACAGGGCGCTCGGGCGGCTCGCGGACCGGGCGGTCGAGCTCGACGCGTCCGTCCACATGCCCCGCATCGGGTGCGGCCTGGCGGGCGGCACCTGGTCGCGTGTGGAGCCCCTCGTGACCGGGCGGCTGGTGGCACGGGGGATCGCTGTGACGGTGTACGACCACGACGGGTGA
- a CDS encoding AMP-dependent synthetase/ligase, translating into MTTILRLPGDPAQLTLPALLLRNAEDHGDLPALSWRTDAAAGWTTLTWSEVRRETAVLAAGYAALGVERGEHVLMMMTNRPEHWLSDLALTHLGAVPVTVHGTAAPEQVAHIARHSRSRLAIVEGARELGLWEPSLADPGIRLERLVVTEAAQAGPHRTYESLKRHGFPGSLANLGVLEKNGGVLEKRSLPRAGTQERTDLFEKAWRETRATDTLTVVYTSGTTGEPRGVRVTHRNVLLNAHALNRLVELPDHVEHLCYLPFAHIAERMLGIYLPVFRASHVYLCPDPARVGADARELRPAQFFGVPRVWEKLAAAVRTALAALPAQRRAAVDAARETAHAHVACRERGEKPSAGLEAAYRTAKERVLDPILALAGFDRLVWTASASAPMPPDVADFWAGFGLVIMDAWGLTETMGVATTNSPAAFRRDSVGRPLDGLELRTAGDGEILVRGATVFDGYLRADGTVEDARDAEGWFATGDIGRIDEDGFLRLTGRKKEMIVTSTGKNVSPAHVENTLKEHPAVDQAYVHGDGRPYLVALLVPDPAAAGDAADLAEALAHAVAQANTRLSRTEQIRRYRVLDGEWGPVTGELTPSLKLRRTVVQERYGDVIEELYTS; encoded by the coding sequence ATGACCACGATCCTGCGACTCCCCGGGGACCCCGCCCAACTCACCCTCCCCGCCCTGCTGTTGCGCAACGCCGAGGACCACGGGGATCTCCCGGCCCTGTCCTGGCGCACCGACGCCGCTGCCGGCTGGACCACGCTGACCTGGAGCGAGGTGCGCCGGGAGACGGCCGTCCTGGCCGCCGGGTACGCGGCACTGGGCGTCGAGCGCGGCGAGCACGTCCTGATGATGATGACCAACCGGCCCGAGCACTGGCTCAGCGACCTCGCCCTGACGCACCTGGGCGCCGTCCCGGTCACCGTCCACGGCACCGCGGCGCCCGAGCAGGTCGCCCACATCGCGCGGCACAGCCGCTCACGCCTCGCGATCGTAGAGGGCGCCCGCGAACTCGGCCTTTGGGAGCCATCGCTGGCGGACCCCGGTATCCGCCTGGAGCGCCTCGTGGTGACCGAGGCGGCGCAGGCGGGACCGCATCGGACGTACGAATCCCTCAAGAGACACGGATTCCCCGGGTCGTTGGCGAATCTGGGCGTCCTGGAGAAGAACGGCGGGGTGCTGGAGAAGAGGAGTCTGCCGAGGGCGGGCACCCAGGAGCGGACGGATCTCTTCGAGAAGGCCTGGCGCGAGACCCGTGCCACGGACACCCTGACCGTCGTCTACACCTCGGGCACCACCGGGGAGCCCCGAGGCGTACGTGTCACCCACCGCAACGTCCTCCTGAACGCCCACGCGCTGAACCGGCTGGTCGAGCTCCCGGACCACGTCGAGCATCTCTGCTACCTCCCCTTCGCGCACATCGCCGAGCGCATGCTCGGCATCTACCTGCCGGTGTTCCGCGCCTCGCACGTGTACCTGTGCCCCGATCCGGCGCGGGTGGGGGCCGACGCCCGGGAGCTGCGTCCGGCACAGTTCTTCGGCGTGCCGCGGGTGTGGGAGAAGCTCGCCGCCGCCGTACGGACCGCGCTGGCGGCGCTCCCGGCACAGCGGCGCGCGGCCGTGGACGCGGCCAGGGAGACGGCCCACGCGCACGTGGCGTGCCGCGAACGGGGCGAGAAGCCGTCCGCCGGGCTGGAGGCGGCGTACCGGACGGCGAAGGAGCGGGTGCTCGACCCGATCCTCGCCCTCGCCGGATTCGACCGCCTGGTGTGGACGGCGAGCGCCTCCGCACCGATGCCCCCGGACGTGGCGGACTTCTGGGCGGGCTTCGGACTGGTGATCATGGATGCCTGGGGGCTGACCGAGACCATGGGTGTCGCCACGACCAACAGCCCGGCGGCCTTCCGCCGCGACTCGGTCGGCAGACCCCTGGACGGCCTGGAGCTGCGCACCGCCGGGGACGGCGAGATCCTGGTGCGCGGCGCGACCGTCTTCGACGGCTATCTGCGCGCCGACGGCACGGTCGAGGACGCCCGCGACGCTGAGGGCTGGTTCGCCACCGGCGACATCGGGCGGATCGACGAGGACGGCTTCCTCCGCCTGACCGGCCGCAAGAAGGAGATGATCGTGACCTCGACGGGCAAGAACGTCTCGCCCGCGCACGTGGAGAACACGCTCAAGGAACACCCCGCCGTCGACCAGGCCTACGTCCACGGCGACGGCCGGCCGTACCTGGTGGCCCTGCTCGTCCCGGACCCCGCCGCGGCGGGGGATGCCGCGGACCTGGCGGAGGCCCTCGCGCACGCCGTGGCGCAGGCGAACACACGGCTGAGCCGCACCGAGCAGATTCGGCGCTACCGCGTGCTCGACGGGGAATGGGGTCCCGTGACGGGCGAACTCACACCCTCGCTGAAGCTGCGCCGCACGGTGGTGCAGGAGCGCTACGGGGACGTAATAGAGGAGCTGTACACCTCCTGA